Proteins from a genomic interval of Clostridium scatologenes:
- the spoIID gene encoding stage II sporulation protein D, with amino-acid sequence MRNINASIHLKRLLLMIFVGIVLVIALSIFVLEIDEVSNKVGKSIPKFLIKSSDVVFNKEDVKIKVYITKENKAQEIPLEEYIKGVVASEVPAEFSLEALKAQAVAARTFALAHMESFGGHKYKSNTGADVSDTTQCQVFMNKEDRFKTWETSKREEYWSKITKAVEETSGEYLTYDNKLVMEPYYFSVSSGKTEDCLDVFSDNIPYLKSVNSSGEEGAYKRESSVKVSYLEFINKINSKYTNCGLSMTNIKNEIQIKSKTKGGSIKEIVIGQVTLSGTEFRSIMGLNSANFTIKFNDNNIEMDCSGYGHGVGMSQWGANAMAKSGSNYKEILKHYYTGVEISKISR; translated from the coding sequence ATGAGAAATATTAATGCATCAATACATTTAAAAAGACTTTTATTAATGATATTTGTTGGTATAGTGTTGGTTATAGCGTTATCTATATTTGTATTAGAAATAGATGAAGTTAGTAATAAGGTTGGAAAGTCAATACCTAAATTTCTTATTAAATCCAGTGATGTGGTGTTTAATAAGGAAGATGTAAAAATAAAGGTGTATATAACAAAAGAAAATAAAGCACAGGAAATTCCTTTGGAGGAATATATAAAAGGTGTTGTAGCATCTGAAGTGCCAGCAGAATTTTCTTTAGAAGCCTTAAAAGCACAAGCGGTAGCAGCAAGAACTTTCGCGTTAGCTCATATGGAATCTTTTGGAGGACATAAGTATAAAAGTAATACTGGAGCTGATGTATCTGACACAACGCAGTGTCAAGTGTTTATGAATAAAGAAGATAGATTTAAAACTTGGGAGACTAGTAAAAGAGAGGAATATTGGAGTAAAATAACTAAAGCAGTTGAAGAAACTTCTGGAGAATATTTAACGTATGATAATAAATTAGTAATGGAACCATATTATTTTTCTGTAAGTAGTGGTAAAACTGAAGATTGTTTAGACGTGTTTTCTGATAATATTCCTTATTTAAAAAGTGTAAATAGTTCTGGGGAAGAAGGTGCATATAAACGAGAAAGTTCAGTTAAAGTATCATATTTAGAATTTATTAATAAAATAAATTCTAAATATACCAATTGTGGTCTGTCTATGACTAATATAAAAAATGAAATTCAAATAAAATCAAAAACTAAGGGTGGGTCAATAAAGGAAATAGTAATAGGACAAGTTACTTTATCTGGTACTGAATTTAGAAGCATTATGGGCTTAAATTCTGCTAATTTTACTATTAAATTTAATGATAATAATATAGAGATGGATTGTAGTGGTTATGGTCATGGTGTTGGAATGAGCCAGTGGGGAGCAAATGCTATGGCTAAGTCTGGAAGTAACTATAAAGAGATATTAAAACATTATTATACTGGAGTTGAAATCAGTAAAATTTCACGTTAA
- the spoIIID gene encoding sporulation transcriptional regulator SpoIIID yields MKDYIEERVLEVANYIIGSKATIRKTAKVFGVSKSTIHKDMTERLPKINPQIAREAKTILDYNKAERHIRGGKATKMKYKAIEG; encoded by the coding sequence TTGAAAGATTACATTGAAGAAAGAGTTTTAGAAGTAGCAAATTATATTATAGGTTCAAAGGCTACAATAAGAAAAACAGCCAAAGTTTTTGGAGTGAGTAAAAGCACTATACACAAAGATATGACAGAAAGGTTACCTAAAATAAATCCTCAAATTGCTAGAGAGGCTAAGACTATTCTGGACTATAATAAGGCAGAAAGACATATAAGAGGTGGAAAAGCAACAAAAATGAAGTATAAAGCTATTGAAGGTTAA
- a CDS encoding M23 family metallopeptidase, with amino-acid sequence MDKKFLNKVTNFLKKEGFYVILFVCLCIVATVAVLTAKSSKNANNALIQQQNTQAQDKAKKQTAKGNNESSLNYDNALQVKKDSKPQVVVPKSETKSQSVSNSVSTSLSKPVEGSLARAYSEDPVYWESTSSYRPNLGLDIKADLGKPVMAAMDGKIEEIDTATQDGVKVVINHQNGLKTVYSNLDQKIKVSKGQNVTKGTIIGTVGKTTLRSAYEKYGDHLHFEVLKGNGFVDPAKYVKY; translated from the coding sequence ATGGACAAAAAATTTTTGAACAAAGTAACTAATTTTCTTAAGAAGGAGGGCTTTTACGTAATACTATTTGTTTGTTTATGTATTGTAGCTACAGTAGCAGTTTTGACTGCTAAGTCTAGCAAAAATGCTAACAATGCACTAATACAACAACAGAATACTCAAGCACAAGATAAAGCAAAAAAACAGACAGCTAAGGGAAACAATGAGTCATCTTTAAATTATGACAATGCCCTTCAAGTAAAAAAAGATTCTAAACCACAAGTAGTTGTACCTAAAAGTGAAACAAAATCGCAGAGTGTGTCTAATTCAGTTAGTACTTCTTTGAGTAAGCCAGTAGAAGGCAGTTTGGCAAGAGCTTATTCAGAAGATCCTGTATATTGGGAATCTACATCAAGCTATAGACCTAATCTTGGATTAGATATAAAAGCAGATTTAGGTAAACCAGTAATGGCTGCTATGGATGGAAAAATAGAAGAAATTGATACTGCTACTCAAGATGGTGTAAAGGTTGTTATAAATCATCAAAATGGATTAAAAACGGTTTATTCTAATTTAGATCAAAAGATAAAAGTTTCAAAAGGTCAAAATGTAACTAAAGGTACAATTATAGGAACAGTTGGAAAGACTACATTGAGATCAGCTTATGAAAAATATGGGGATCACTTACATTTTGAAGTTTTAAAAGGAAATGGTTTTGTAGACCCAGCAAAGTATGTAAAATATTAA
- the hpf gene encoding ribosome hibernation-promoting factor, HPF/YfiA family — translation MRITVSGKNIEVTSALRNTVERKLSKLEKYFNPDVEVYATLSVQKNRQIVEVTIPFNGVILRGEEENDDMYASIDLVVDKLEGQIRKQKTKLQRRTHSDSLKFQFIPDLEPKDKEESKIVKTKRFAIKPMSSEEAVLQMELLGHNFFVYKDSENGEVNVVYKRKDGNYGLIEPEF, via the coding sequence ATGAGAATAACAGTAAGTGGAAAGAATATCGAGGTAACTAGTGCATTAAGAAATACAGTGGAGAGGAAGTTATCAAAACTTGAAAAGTATTTCAACCCTGATGTAGAAGTATATGCTACATTAAGTGTACAGAAGAATAGACAAATAGTGGAGGTCACTATACCTTTTAATGGTGTTATATTAAGAGGTGAAGAAGAAAATGATGATATGTATGCATCTATTGATTTAGTTGTAGATAAATTAGAAGGACAGATAAGGAAACAAAAAACAAAACTTCAGAGAAGGACTCATTCTGATTCGCTTAAATTTCAGTTTATACCTGACTTAGAACCAAAGGATAAAGAAGAATCTAAAATAGTTAAAACAAAAAGATTTGCAATAAAGCCAATGTCTTCTGAAGAAGCAGTTCTTCAAATGGAGCTTTTAGGACATAACTTCTTTGTATATAAAGATTCAGAAAATGGAGAAGTAAATGTAGTGTATAAGAGAAAAGATGGTAATTATGGTTTAATAGAACCTGAATTTTAA
- a CDS encoding ComF family protein: MIFLKDCVLETIYSNDEKCICCGEETYDGKYICSKCEALIKFCSYGFDIEREGINFKCYSVSYYSGAIMNLILQLKYKSNFQAGKILSEYMVMFIKSKNIKCDYITYIPMTKERLKNRGYNQGAYLSKMISKSLDIPVINCLSKVKNTKDQIGLGKEERWRNIQGSFQFLKKYCIESKNILIVDDVITTGATAISCALELKKYGAEEITVLTAAKSRV, translated from the coding sequence TTGATATTTTTAAAAGATTGTGTGTTAGAAACAATATATTCAAATGATGAAAAGTGTATATGCTGTGGAGAAGAAACTTATGATGGAAAATATATATGCAGTAAATGTGAAGCATTAATTAAATTTTGCAGCTATGGATTTGATATAGAAAGAGAAGGCATCAATTTTAAGTGTTATAGTGTATCCTACTATTCAGGAGCTATTATGAATTTAATACTGCAATTAAAGTATAAAAGTAATTTTCAAGCTGGAAAAATATTATCAGAATATATGGTAATGTTTATAAAAAGTAAAAATATCAAATGTGATTATATAACGTATATTCCTATGACTAAAGAAAGACTAAAAAATAGAGGATATAATCAAGGAGCTTATTTGTCTAAAATGATATCTAAGTCTTTAGATATTCCTGTTATTAATTGCTTAAGCAAGGTGAAAAATACTAAGGATCAAATTGGATTAGGTAAAGAGGAAAGATGGAGAAATATTCAAGGAAGCTTTCAATTTTTAAAAAAATATTGCATTGAAAGTAAAAATATATTAATAGTTGATGATGTTATAACTACTGGTGCAACTGCAATATCTTGTGCTTTAGAATTAAAAAAGTATGGAGCGGAAGAAATTACTGTATTGACTGCGGCGAAAAGTAGAGTATAA
- a CDS encoding F0F1 ATP synthase subunit epsilon, with protein sequence MANAFKLTILTPEKEFYIGEVVELITDTTQGRIGILANHMPLVTPLRPTVTEFTTSDGKELKAFTSSGILDVKDNVVEFLCDSCEWPDDIDLERAKSAKERAENRLSEPKDNVDVKRAELALARAMARLDLK encoded by the coding sequence ATGGCAAATGCTTTTAAGTTAACTATCCTTACTCCCGAAAAAGAATTTTACATTGGAGAAGTGGTAGAATTAATAACAGATACTACCCAAGGTCGTATAGGAATTCTTGCAAATCATATGCCTTTAGTAACTCCTTTAAGACCTACTGTCACAGAGTTTACTACAAGTGATGGTAAAGAACTTAAAGCATTTACATCCAGCGGCATACTTGATGTAAAGGATAATGTAGTAGAATTTTTATGTGATTCTTGTGAATGGCCAGATGATATAGACTTAGAGAGAGCAAAATCTGCTAAAGAAAGAGCTGAGAATAGATTAAGCGAACCAAAAGATAATGTTGATGTAAAAAGAGCAGAATTAGCTTTAGCTAGAGCTATGGCTAGACTTGATTTAAAATAG
- the murA gene encoding UDP-N-acetylglucosamine 1-carboxyvinyltransferase has protein sequence MNKISVKGGRKLEGEVNISTAKNSVLPIIAASILSGEKCVIDDAPMLEDVFVISDVLRTISTDININEKANRIVIDSSNIKDCEPCSNLVKKMRASFLIMGPMISRFGKFKLSLPGGCNIGTRPIDLHLKGFSALGAEVNVGHGYVEAQAKKLVGNKIYLDFPSVGATENIMMAAVMAKGETVIENAAEEPEIEDLGKYLNNMGANIIGAGTDTVRIIGVKNMKGTTHKPICDRIEAGTFMVAAAITRSKIKITGVNEEYLKPIIAKLTEAGVKINSDGNSIYVDADRELKPIDIKTMPYPGFPTDMQSQMAGLLCTIKGTSVITETIFENRFMHAAEMKRMGANIKIDGRSSIIEGVDKLTGAEVRATDLRAGAALILCGLVAEGETEITDVYHIDRGYVSIEKKLQGLGADIQRIMV, from the coding sequence ATGAATAAAATATCAGTAAAGGGAGGAAGAAAATTAGAAGGAGAGGTAAATATAAGTACTGCTAAAAATTCTGTTCTACCAATAATAGCAGCTAGTATATTAAGTGGAGAAAAATGTGTAATTGATGATGCACCTATGTTAGAAGATGTATTTGTCATAAGTGATGTACTTAGAACTATTTCGACAGATATAAATATTAATGAGAAAGCTAATAGAATAGTAATAGATAGTTCAAATATAAAAGATTGTGAACCTTGCAGTAATTTAGTAAAAAAGATGAGAGCATCTTTTTTAATTATGGGACCTATGATATCGAGATTTGGAAAGTTTAAGTTATCCTTACCAGGTGGATGTAATATAGGTACTAGACCAATAGATCTGCATTTAAAAGGATTTAGTGCATTAGGAGCAGAAGTAAATGTAGGCCATGGATATGTAGAAGCTCAAGCTAAAAAGCTTGTAGGAAACAAAATATATTTAGATTTTCCTTCTGTGGGTGCAACAGAGAATATAATGATGGCTGCAGTTATGGCTAAAGGAGAAACTGTTATAGAAAATGCAGCTGAGGAGCCTGAAATTGAAGACTTAGGCAAGTATTTAAATAATATGGGTGCCAATATTATAGGGGCTGGTACAGATACTGTTCGTATAATTGGAGTTAAAAATATGAAAGGAACTACACATAAACCTATATGTGATAGAATAGAAGCTGGTACATTTATGGTAGCAGCAGCTATAACTAGAAGTAAAATTAAAATAACTGGAGTTAATGAAGAATATTTAAAACCTATCATAGCAAAGTTAACTGAAGCTGGTGTAAAAATAAATTCAGATGGAAATAGCATTTATGTAGATGCAGATAGAGAGCTTAAACCTATTGATATTAAAACTATGCCATATCCAGGTTTCCCTACGGATATGCAGTCTCAAATGGCAGGACTTTTATGTACAATAAAAGGTACCAGTGTAATAACAGAAACAATTTTTGAGAATAGATTTATGCACGCTGCTGAAATGAAGAGAATGGGAGCAAATATAAAAATTGATGGGAGAAGTTCTATTATAGAAGGTGTAGATAAATTAACAGGTGCAGAGGTTAGAGCTACTGATTTGAGAGCAGGAGCTGCACTTATACTTTGTGGTTTAGTAGCAGAAGGCGAAACAGAAATTACAGATGTATATCATATAGATAGGGGATATGTGTCTATAGAAAAAAAGTTACAAGGGTTGGGAGCAGATATTCAAAGGATAATGGTATAA
- a CDS encoding ATP-dependent RecD-like DNA helicase, protein MQQIQGVVENIVFQNEENGYAVAKIKEKSESITIVGCIPFIMEGQNLKLIGEWVLHPQFGQQFKVSGCEEIVPNSIVGIERYLSSGIISGIGPVTAKKIVEKFGEKTLDILDNHIERLKEIEGIGAKKIALIDASYSKQNEVRNIMVFLQTYGVTPNQCVKIHKRFGTESIKIVKENPYILTEEISGIGFKTSDKIARSLGIDVNSPFRIQSGIRYIINQFCGLGNTYMPLEKLLKEGISILGVTKEKIEENIYDSSINGKLKLEKFEDKLCVFTIPYYYCELGVTKKILTLAVNDYGGMKINVDEEIESFENDNCIKFADSQKEAIKGAVENGVEIITGGPGTGKTTIINCITEIFEKLKLRVFMAAPTGRAAKRMTEATGREAKTIHRLLEMGVGDEEEPSMLFSKGENSPLECDVIIIDEASMIDIMLMNNLLKAVDVSTRIIIVGDVDQLPSVGPGNVLRDLIESRCIKVVRLKEIFRQSTESMIVVNAHKINNGEMPLMNQKNKDFYFIKCEDVDKITDTLISLVDKRLPNFNKKWNKINDIQILSPMRKGVLGVSNLNKKLQDILNPKAQNKKEKEFRDTVFRVGDKIMQTKNNYSLKWTRVSGEGECEGVGIFNGDVGFIQDIDEDKDTVDIIFDDERKVIYDNMYLDEIDLAYAVTIHKSQGSEFPVVIIPMYMGAPLLMNRNLLYTAITRAKQLVVLVGELKAIKFMIDNDRSFERYSLLKHRIMDIMESEVNVVVSEDEVE, encoded by the coding sequence ATGCAGCAAATACAAGGTGTAGTTGAAAATATAGTTTTTCAAAATGAGGAAAATGGATATGCTGTGGCGAAAATTAAAGAGAAAAGTGAAAGTATAACTATAGTAGGATGTATACCTTTTATTATGGAGGGTCAAAATTTAAAGCTTATAGGTGAATGGGTTCTTCATCCACAATTTGGACAGCAATTTAAAGTTTCTGGATGTGAAGAAATAGTTCCTAATTCTATAGTTGGTATAGAAAGATATTTATCATCAGGAATAATATCTGGTATTGGACCTGTTACAGCTAAAAAAATAGTAGAAAAGTTTGGTGAAAAGACTTTAGATATATTGGATAATCACATAGAAAGGCTTAAGGAAATAGAAGGTATAGGCGCAAAAAAAATAGCGTTAATAGATGCTTCTTATTCTAAGCAAAATGAAGTAAGAAATATAATGGTTTTTTTGCAGACTTATGGAGTCACTCCAAACCAATGTGTTAAGATACATAAAAGGTTTGGAACAGAATCTATAAAAATTGTAAAAGAAAATCCATATATATTGACAGAAGAAATATCTGGGATAGGATTTAAAACATCAGATAAGATTGCAAGAAGTCTTGGTATAGATGTAAATTCTCCTTTTAGAATACAAAGTGGAATAAGGTACATTATAAATCAATTTTGTGGCCTTGGAAATACATATATGCCGTTAGAGAAGTTACTTAAAGAGGGAATTAGTATATTAGGAGTGACTAAAGAAAAAATTGAAGAGAATATATATGATAGCTCTATAAATGGAAAACTAAAGTTGGAAAAATTTGAAGATAAATTATGTGTATTTACAATTCCATACTATTATTGTGAGCTTGGAGTTACAAAAAAGATACTCACTTTAGCTGTAAATGATTATGGTGGTATGAAGATAAATGTAGATGAAGAAATAGAGAGTTTTGAAAATGATAATTGTATAAAGTTTGCGGATTCACAAAAAGAAGCTATAAAAGGTGCCGTAGAGAATGGAGTTGAAATAATAACTGGGGGACCAGGTACAGGAAAAACTACTATTATAAATTGTATAACAGAAATATTTGAAAAACTTAAGCTTAGGGTCTTTATGGCAGCACCAACAGGAAGAGCTGCTAAAAGGATGACAGAAGCTACAGGACGTGAAGCTAAAACAATTCATAGGCTTTTGGAAATGGGAGTAGGAGATGAAGAAGAACCAAGTATGCTATTTTCTAAAGGTGAAAATTCTCCTTTAGAGTGTGATGTCATTATAATAGATGAAGCTTCCATGATAGATATTATGCTTATGAATAACCTTTTGAAGGCAGTTGACGTAAGTACAAGAATTATAATTGTAGGAGATGTAGATCAACTTCCATCAGTAGGTCCTGGAAATGTATTGCGTGATTTAATTGAAAGCAGATGTATTAAGGTTGTTAGGCTCAAGGAAATTTTTAGACAATCAACAGAAAGCATGATAGTAGTTAATGCACATAAAATTAATAATGGAGAAATGCCTTTAATGAATCAAAAAAACAAGGATTTTTATTTCATAAAATGTGAAGATGTAGATAAAATAACAGATACATTAATATCTCTTGTAGATAAAAGACTGCCTAACTTTAATAAAAAATGGAATAAAATCAATGATATACAGATACTTTCACCTATGAGAAAAGGGGTTTTGGGAGTTTCTAATCTAAATAAAAAACTTCAGGATATTTTAAATCCTAAAGCTCAAAATAAAAAGGAAAAAGAATTTAGAGATACAGTATTTAGGGTCGGAGATAAAATAATGCAAACGAAAAATAATTATTCCTTGAAATGGACTAGAGTTTCAGGAGAAGGTGAATGTGAAGGAGTAGGCATTTTTAATGGAGATGTTGGATTTATACAGGATATAGATGAAGATAAGGATACTGTAGATATAATATTTGATGATGAAAGAAAAGTTATATATGACAACATGTATTTAGATGAAATTGATTTAGCTTATGCTGTAACTATCCATAAGAGTCAGGGAAGTGAATTTCCTGTAGTTATTATACCTATGTATATGGGTGCGCCATTATTAATGAATAGAAACTTATTGTATACAGCTATTACTAGAGCCAAACAATTAGTTGTTTTAGTAGGAGAATTAAAAGCTATAAAATTTATGATAGATAATGATAGAAGTTTTGAAAGATATTCGTTATTAAAACATAGAATAATGGATATAATGGAGAGTGAAGTAAATGTTGTTGTTTCAGAAGATGAGGTTGAATAA
- the yyaC gene encoding spore protease YyaC, producing the protein MNRVKSNYKDPLSYYKIACFLKEYINKNTIVVCIGTDRCIGDCLGPLVGTLLKTKGFPLPVHGTIAEPIHALNIDKKLKEIKVLYPYSNVIGIDACLGDESSIGEIQARDYPVHPGKGVGKFLPNVGECSVIGIVDSNDNDEIFTSNNIRLNLVLNMAKVITHSLIHTYYMYDNTRLTL; encoded by the coding sequence TTGAATAGGGTGAAATCCAATTATAAAGATCCATTATCATATTATAAAATTGCATGTTTCTTAAAAGAATACATTAACAAAAATACTATTGTAGTATGTATTGGAACTGATAGATGCATCGGGGATTGCCTTGGCCCATTAGTAGGTACGCTATTAAAAACTAAAGGTTTTCCACTGCCTGTACACGGAACTATTGCAGAACCAATACATGCATTAAATATTGATAAGAAATTAAAAGAAATTAAGGTCTTATATCCATATAGTAATGTAATAGGTATAGATGCTTGTCTCGGAGATGAGTCTAGTATCGGAGAAATTCAAGCAAGAGATTATCCTGTGCATCCTGGAAAAGGTGTTGGAAAGTTTCTACCTAATGTAGGTGAATGTTCTGTGATAGGCATAGTAGATTCTAATGATAACGATGAAATATTTACCAGTAACAATATACGATTAAATCTAGTATTAAACATGGCTAAAGTTATAACTCACTCTCTTATACACACTTATTATATGTATGATAACACCAGACTTACATTATAA
- the metK gene encoding methionine adenosyltransferase, translating into MRRLFTSESVTEGHPDKMCDQISDAILDAILEQDPNGRVACETATTTGMVLVMGEISTKCYVDIPKIVRKTVEEIGYTRAKFGFDYATCSVITSIDEQSADIAMGVDEALESKKGTMDKIEAIGAGDQGMMFGFATNETAEYMPMPISLAHKLSRRLSEVRKNGTLQYLRPDGKTQVTVEYEDNRPVRIDTIVISTQHDPEATHDQIEKDMIEQVIKPNIPSELLDEDTKYFINPTGRFVVGGPQGDSGLTGRKIIVDTYGGYGRHGGGAFSGKDPTKVDRSAAYAARWVAKNLVAAGVSDKLEIQLAYAIGVAKPVSITVDTFGTGKISEDKIVEIVNKVFDLRPAAIIRDLDLRRPIYKQVAAYGHFGRTDINVPWEQLNKVEEIKKYL; encoded by the coding sequence ATGAGAAGATTATTTACGTCAGAATCGGTTACTGAAGGGCATCCAGATAAAATGTGTGACCAGATTTCAGATGCTATTCTTGATGCTATATTAGAGCAAGATCCGAATGGAAGGGTAGCTTGTGAAACAGCTACTACTACAGGAATGGTTTTAGTTATGGGAGAAATATCAACTAAATGTTATGTAGATATTCCTAAAATAGTAAGAAAGACTGTAGAGGAAATAGGATATACTAGAGCTAAATTTGGATTTGATTATGCTACATGTTCTGTAATAACTTCTATAGATGAGCAGTCTGCAGATATAGCTATGGGAGTAGATGAAGCATTAGAATCTAAAAAGGGTACAATGGATAAAATAGAAGCTATAGGTGCAGGAGACCAAGGAATGATGTTTGGCTTTGCTACAAATGAAACAGCTGAATACATGCCTATGCCAATAAGCTTAGCACATAAACTTTCAAGAAGGTTGTCTGAAGTTAGAAAGAATGGAACTTTACAGTATTTAAGACCAGATGGAAAAACTCAAGTTACAGTAGAATATGAGGATAACAGACCTGTTAGAATAGATACTATTGTAATATCCACACAGCATGATCCAGAAGCAACACATGATCAAATAGAAAAAGATATGATAGAACAAGTAATAAAACCAAATATTCCATCTGAGCTTTTAGATGAAGATACTAAATACTTTATAAATCCAACAGGAAGGTTTGTTGTTGGAGGACCTCAGGGAGATTCAGGTTTAACAGGAAGAAAGATTATAGTTGATACTTATGGTGGATACGGAAGACATGGTGGTGGAGCTTTCTCAGGAAAAGATCCAACGAAAGTTGATAGATCTGCTGCATATGCTGCAAGATGGGTTGCTAAAAATCTTGTTGCAGCTGGAGTTTCAGATAAACTTGAAATACAGCTTGCATATGCTATTGGTGTAGCAAAGCCTGTATCTATAACAGTAGATACATTTGGAACAGGAAAAATATCTGAGGATAAAATAGTTGAAATAGTTAATAAGGTTTTTGATTTGAGGCCAGCAGCTATTATAAGAGATTTAGATTTAAGAAGACCTATATACAAACAAGTTGCTGCTTATGGACATTTCGGAAGAACTGATATAAATGTACCATGGGAACAATTAAATAAAGTTGAAGAAATAAAAAAATATTTATAA
- a CDS encoding rod shape-determining protein: protein MFFSIGTDMGIDLGTATVLVYIKGRGVILKEPSVVAVDRSRNKVLAVGEEAWQMIGRTPGNIVAIRPLRDGVISNYDITEKMLKYFITKACGKKRMSAPRVVVCVPCEATEVEKRAVIDAAKNAGAKKVFLIEEPLAAAIGAGLDITKASGNMVIDIGGGTTDVAVISLGGIVVRASIKVAGDKFDEAIMKYVKKEHKLMIGERTSEDLKINIGSAFKREEKMIMEIRGRDLITGLPKNITVSSDEMREALKDVVNSIAETTHAVLERTPPELASDIANKGIIMTGGGALLNGLSDLIQEVTKVPVCVAEDAVSCVALGTGKVLEYLDKMEVTFTGDDITLID from the coding sequence ATGTTTTTTAGTATAGGAACTGATATGGGAATTGATTTAGGGACAGCCACAGTACTTGTTTATATTAAAGGCAGAGGGGTAATTTTAAAGGAACCTTCTGTAGTTGCTGTAGATAGAAGTAGAAATAAGGTATTAGCTGTAGGTGAAGAAGCATGGCAAATGATAGGTAGAACACCTGGAAATATTGTGGCAATTCGTCCTTTGAGAGATGGGGTTATATCTAATTATGATATAACAGAAAAAATGCTTAAGTATTTTATAACTAAAGCTTGTGGCAAAAAGAGAATGTCCGCACCAAGAGTAGTAGTGTGTGTTCCATGCGAGGCTACAGAAGTTGAAAAAAGAGCTGTAATTGATGCTGCTAAAAATGCTGGAGCAAAAAAAGTATTTTTAATTGAAGAACCTCTGGCAGCAGCTATTGGGGCAGGTCTTGATATAACAAAAGCAAGTGGAAATATGGTAATAGATATTGGAGGAGGTACTACTGATGTAGCAGTTATTTCTTTAGGTGGAATAGTTGTAAGAGCTTCCATAAAAGTTGCAGGAGACAAGTTTGATGAGGCTATCATGAAATATGTAAAAAAAGAGCATAAACTAATGATTGGAGAAAGAACATCAGAGGACTTAAAAATAAATATAGGTTCTGCATTTAAAAGAGAAGAAAAAATGATTATGGAAATAAGGGGACGAGACTTAATTACAGGTCTTCCTAAAAATATAACAGTATCCTCAGATGAAATGAGGGAAGCATTGAAGGATGTAGTAAATTCTATAGCAGAAACAACTCATGCAGTGCTTGAAAGGACACCACCTGAACTAGCATCAGATATAGCCAATAAAGGCATAATTATGACTGGTGGAGGAGCACTACTTAATGGTCTTAGCGATTTAATACAAGAGGTAACCAAGGTTCCAGTATGTGTAGCAGAAGATGCTGTATCTTGTGTAGCATTGGGAACAGGAAAAGTATTAGAATATTTAGATAAAATGGAAGTTACTTTTACTGGTGATGATATAACATTAATAGATTAA